In a genomic window of Pseudomonadota bacterium:
- a CDS encoding ATP-binding cassette domain-containing protein: MLRGVNLTIQSSERVLLEGSSGGGKSALAALLVGLRTPETGLLLVKGLDRHTLGEDWRRLATAAPQFHENHILTGTLAFNLLMARRWPATEEDLQVAEAVCLDLGLGDWNACLPV; the protein is encoded by the coding sequence GTGCTGCGCGGGGTTAATTTGACGATTCAAAGCAGCGAACGGGTTTTGCTTGAGGGATCATCGGGCGGTGGAAAATCAGCTCTGGCGGCCTTGTTGGTAGGATTACGCACGCCTGAAACCGGATTACTGCTGGTCAAGGGACTTGACCGGCACACGCTCGGCGAAGACTGGCGGCGGCTCGCTACCGCCGCGCCGCAGTTCCATGAAAACCATATTCTCACTGGCACACTGGCGTTCAATCTTCTTATGGCACGTCGATGGCCGGCGACGGAGGAGGATCTTCAAGTGGCTGAAGCCGTGTGCCTGGATTTGGGTTTAGGTGACTGGAACGCATGCCTTCCGGTCTGA